Proteins from a single region of Paraflavitalea devenefica:
- a CDS encoding glycoside hydrolase family 2 protein: MSQMKNGWTALCLLAAIGANAQTWKMQPVALHTRWAKEVKAGKPHNEYPRPQMERQQWTNLNGLWEYAVQPADAATPTNWQGHILVPFPLESALSGVKKVLLPEQRLWYRRSFDKPILKAGEKLLLHFGAVDYQCWVYLNGKEIGTHEGGYTAFNFDITATLKEGANELVLKVYDPSDAGIGPCGKQVLKPQSIYYTPSSGIWQTVWLEQVPTAYIASLQLTPQLSGTTLEKGSLSISSQIKGECKGCILEVSIPQTNTAATLRQGQSGQYTGALNFNQPQLWSPATPYLHDLVIRLKKGGKVIDEVKSYVGMRQVSVEKDKEGTERIFLNGKPYFNLGTLDQGFWPDGLHTAPTDAALRFDIEAIKAMGFNTIRKHIKIEPARWYYHADKLGILVWQDFVQPNPRLPEGAKKIFEQQGKEMMEQLRNHPAITTWVLFNEKWGQYDQERLTKWVKATDPSRLVNGHSGEILYVNEKLRSPSPNAYVAADMTDVHSYPDPMISISMPGKARVLGEFGGIGVFIPNHQWNSSSAWGYINEKPAGLKAKYSIMTKHLQLLQKEGLSASIYTQPYDVEGEQNGLMTYDRGVIKIPLKELRKIHQPLNPQIGSLPEVTIADADLTEPGEAYAAMLDQYMNGKTDPAFLKELALAAAQTGDRAGVNRFNIAFFASLKTPYSPEDQEYIEGSTKKVTDPGFGILQQQLQSNPNRPLHTKLMNIIYQDVIAPYVPNPQVKPNWNEIAEKVKPYGAPGDEIFLRAKSIHLLNQKDWENLKPVAKEYLDKYGQYVKPEEKKMLEDKI, encoded by the coding sequence ATGAGCCAAATGAAAAATGGATGGACAGCGTTATGCCTGCTGGCAGCAATAGGCGCCAACGCGCAAACCTGGAAAATGCAACCCGTTGCCCTGCATACCCGCTGGGCCAAAGAAGTAAAGGCCGGTAAGCCCCACAATGAATACCCCCGCCCGCAAATGGAAAGGCAACAGTGGACCAACCTCAATGGCCTGTGGGAGTATGCTGTTCAGCCAGCGGATGCTGCCACGCCAACTAACTGGCAGGGACATATTTTGGTTCCCTTCCCCCTGGAGTCTGCACTCTCCGGTGTAAAAAAAGTTTTACTGCCAGAGCAACGTCTTTGGTATCGCCGAAGCTTCGATAAGCCGATATTGAAAGCAGGGGAGAAACTGCTGTTGCACTTTGGTGCCGTGGATTATCAGTGCTGGGTATACCTCAATGGAAAAGAAATAGGCACACATGAAGGAGGATATACTGCCTTCAACTTCGATATTACGGCTACCTTGAAAGAAGGCGCCAACGAACTGGTGTTGAAAGTATACGATCCCTCCGATGCCGGCATCGGTCCGTGCGGCAAGCAGGTATTGAAACCGCAAAGCATTTATTACACGCCCAGCTCCGGCATCTGGCAAACAGTTTGGCTGGAGCAGGTGCCGACAGCTTATATAGCCAGCCTACAACTGACACCACAACTGTCTGGCACTACATTAGAGAAAGGAAGTTTAAGCATCAGTAGTCAGATAAAGGGAGAATGCAAGGGCTGTATACTGGAAGTGTCTATACCACAAACCAATACGGCCGCTACGCTTCGCCAGGGACAAAGTGGTCAATATACCGGCGCATTGAATTTCAACCAGCCGCAACTATGGTCGCCCGCAACCCCTTACTTGCACGACCTGGTAATACGCCTGAAGAAAGGTGGAAAAGTGATTGATGAAGTAAAGTCTTACGTTGGCATGCGGCAGGTAAGTGTGGAGAAAGATAAAGAAGGCACAGAACGCATCTTCCTCAACGGCAAACCTTACTTCAACCTCGGCACCCTCGATCAAGGTTTCTGGCCCGATGGACTGCATACCGCCCCCACCGATGCTGCGCTGCGTTTCGATATAGAAGCCATCAAGGCCATGGGTTTTAATACCATCCGCAAACACATCAAGATAGAGCCTGCCCGCTGGTACTACCATGCCGATAAGTTAGGCATATTGGTATGGCAGGATTTTGTACAGCCCAATCCACGCCTGCCCGAAGGGGCCAAAAAGATATTCGAACAACAGGGGAAGGAAATGATGGAGCAACTGCGCAATCATCCTGCTATCACCACCTGGGTATTGTTCAACGAAAAATGGGGGCAGTACGACCAGGAACGGCTTACTAAATGGGTAAAAGCTACCGATCCATCCCGTCTTGTAAACGGTCACAGCGGCGAGATCCTATACGTAAATGAAAAGCTACGTAGCCCCAGTCCAAATGCCTATGTTGCGGCGGATATGACGGATGTGCACAGTTATCCCGATCCCATGATCAGCATCTCCATGCCTGGCAAGGCCCGCGTACTGGGCGAGTTTGGCGGCATCGGCGTATTCATCCCCAACCACCAGTGGAACAGCAGCAGTGCCTGGGGGTATATCAATGAAAAACCTGCCGGTCTCAAAGCCAAGTACAGCATCATGACCAAGCACCTGCAGTTACTGCAAAAGGAAGGTCTGAGTGCCAGCATCTATACCCAGCCTTATGATGTGGAAGGGGAACAAAACGGTCTCATGACTTATGATCGCGGGGTGATCAAAATACCCTTGAAGGAGTTGCGGAAAATACACCAGCCGCTCAATCCGCAAATAGGCTCTTTACCGGAGGTGACCATCGCAGATGCCGACCTCACAGAGCCGGGCGAAGCCTATGCAGCCATGCTGGACCAATACATGAATGGCAAAACCGATCCTGCCTTCCTCAAAGAACTGGCCCTGGCCGCTGCACAAACTGGCGACCGTGCCGGCGTGAACCGCTTCAATATCGCTTTCTTCGCTTCTCTGAAAACGCCGTACTCACCTGAAGACCAGGAATACATTGAGGGCAGCACCAAAAAAGTAACAGATCCTGGTTTTGGTATCTTGCAGCAGCAATTGCAAAGCAATCCCAACCGCCCTCTGCATACCAAACTCATGAACATCATTTACCAGGATGTGATTGCCCCCTACGTACCCAATCCACAGGTAAAGCCCAACTGGAATGAAATAGCCGAAAAAGTAAAACCCTATGGTGCACCGGGTGATGAAATATTCCTACGTGCCAAATCCATCCACCTGCTCAACCAGAAAGACTGGGAAAACCTGAAGCCCGTAGCCAAAGAATACCTCGATAAATACGGACAATACGTAAAGCCCGAAGAAAAGAAAATGCTGGAGGACAAAATATAG
- a CDS encoding alpha/beta hydrolase family protein: MRLFIVLIAAIVLYINTQGQSPEQYLYREPVATGSKTPIDFNGIEQWKAVLSAVDFRSATLSRDGRYCSYATKEGVVVQSTENDWRHIVLGIKPGFFAGNNRQYIFQSKDSLCFLSLGSDAKTVISGVIAYQLPQNDDCNEWIAIMLKDGSCILKNLLNGKERHFNNAGIPSFTHKDWFGYLNKNGNLSVMQLATGKTTWHDHVSSYDFDENGRVLILLAHDGERRNLQWVNPTSGQSKEIWSTSDKHIGIGGHLVDASGSRIVFLVEAKQSGKLTPTIWYYQKGMEQAAEMVNHRTVVSLNADLELVPQLPRFSANGKYIVFDLKETENDNQKTSPNAVQLDVWHYKDKFMMSAQLEDINISSKKKNRKSRIWKEKIYSAAIATEGAKETLLLSTPEEPLLTLRGDYALTIKNENTSRLWEKLPPSYFVVSLKNGGRRQLKRSITHIFYPPNDNSWILCFDGRERQYLCYNFSTDSYQNLSAAIPYNLAGGVFEFFKFIQSKVPESQNFWWLEGRKSVLVNDYYDIWELDVTGKKSPVNITGEYGRKNNIRFDIIPCQGEREPYSPNIKVRPDIRLLLSAVNMTTKETGFYAIRPDRPGDPEPLSIGAHVQYLPDRLAYGDVSRGLLPLKAHDADVWLVQRMTNSEPPNLYVTRDLKTMKKLTNVSPPQRYNWLTTELVSFTQQDGSITKGLLYKPENFDENKKYPVLIYYYKQETLRLHDYLEPDYTKSAHINIPWFVSRGYLVFIPDIYFNKALKGAAALNAVEGAATWLARRPFVDSTKMAISGHSVGGALTIYILTHSTRFAAVFEGAGASDLVTNQLQLTDLGTPRMQSQVSEDSIQGSDIWTHRDRYLENPILHVDKIMSPLLMFHNKVDGAVPFLQALELFVSMWRMGKKAWLLQYDQGNHGVILKKDAQDLTIRVTQFFDHYLKGAPAPVWMTRGIDARLKGIETGLELDKADVQP; the protein is encoded by the coding sequence ATGCGGTTATTTATAGTACTGATTGCAGCCATTGTACTTTACATTAATACACAGGGACAATCTCCCGAGCAATACCTTTACCGAGAACCTGTGGCTACCGGCAGCAAGACTCCTATTGATTTCAATGGCATCGAGCAATGGAAAGCAGTTTTGTCGGCAGTTGACTTCCGCAGTGCCACCCTCAGCCGCGATGGCCGCTATTGCAGTTATGCTACTAAGGAGGGCGTAGTAGTACAATCGACAGAAAATGACTGGCGGCACATAGTGCTGGGCATCAAACCGGGTTTCTTCGCAGGCAATAACCGGCAGTATATTTTCCAGTCAAAAGACAGCCTTTGCTTTCTGTCATTGGGCAGTGATGCAAAAACCGTGATAAGCGGCGTAATTGCTTACCAGTTGCCCCAAAATGATGACTGTAATGAGTGGATTGCCATTATGCTGAAGGATGGTTCCTGCATCCTAAAAAACCTCCTAAACGGTAAGGAGCGTCACTTTAACAACGCCGGGATACCAAGCTTCACCCATAAAGACTGGTTTGGCTACCTTAATAAAAACGGAAACTTGTCGGTAATGCAACTTGCCACTGGTAAAACAACATGGCACGATCATGTAAGCAGTTATGACTTTGATGAAAATGGGCGGGTATTGATTTTACTAGCACATGATGGTGAGAGAAGAAACTTGCAATGGGTAAACCCGACCTCTGGCCAATCAAAGGAAATATGGTCAACCTCCGACAAGCATATTGGAATAGGCGGGCACTTAGTAGATGCCTCCGGTAGCCGAATAGTATTTCTTGTGGAAGCAAAGCAATCTGGTAAATTGACGCCAACTATCTGGTATTATCAAAAAGGTATGGAACAAGCAGCGGAAATGGTCAATCATCGAACAGTTGTCAGCCTCAATGCTGACCTGGAGCTTGTTCCCCAGTTACCAAGATTTAGTGCGAATGGTAAATATATTGTATTCGATCTGAAAGAAACAGAAAATGATAACCAAAAAACCAGTCCAAATGCGGTGCAGTTGGATGTATGGCATTATAAAGACAAGTTTATGATGTCTGCACAACTTGAAGATATAAACATCTCATCTAAAAAGAAAAATAGGAAGTCACGAATATGGAAAGAAAAAATATACAGTGCGGCTATCGCAACCGAAGGAGCTAAAGAGACTTTATTATTGTCTACGCCCGAAGAACCATTACTCACGCTCCGAGGAGATTATGCTTTGACCATAAAAAATGAGAATACGAGCCGGCTTTGGGAAAAGTTGCCACCAAGTTATTTTGTTGTATCGTTGAAGAATGGCGGGCGCCGGCAACTTAAAAGGAGCATTACTCATATTTTTTACCCTCCTAATGATAATAGCTGGATTCTCTGTTTTGATGGAAGAGAGCGGCAGTACCTTTGTTATAATTTTTCCACAGACAGTTATCAAAACCTTTCTGCTGCTATTCCTTATAATTTAGCAGGAGGAGTTTTTGAATTTTTTAAATTTATCCAATCTAAAGTACCCGAAAGCCAGAATTTTTGGTGGTTAGAAGGAAGGAAGTCAGTATTGGTCAATGATTATTATGATATCTGGGAGCTGGATGTAACTGGCAAAAAGTCTCCTGTAAATATAACTGGGGAATATGGGCGCAAAAATAATATCCGATTTGATATCATTCCTTGCCAGGGAGAACGTGAACCTTATTCTCCCAATATTAAAGTTCGTCCTGATATCCGCTTGTTGTTGTCGGCTGTCAATATGACGACAAAGGAAACTGGTTTTTATGCGATCCGGCCGGACAGACCTGGCGATCCTGAGCCATTATCCATAGGTGCTCACGTGCAATATTTACCTGACAGGTTAGCATATGGAGATGTATCAAGAGGGCTATTGCCTTTAAAGGCTCATGATGCAGATGTATGGCTGGTGCAGCGGATGACCAACTCAGAGCCTCCTAATCTGTATGTGACCCGGGATTTGAAAACAATGAAGAAACTCACGAATGTATCCCCACCCCAAAGGTATAATTGGCTTACTACGGAACTGGTATCTTTTACTCAGCAGGATGGCAGCATAACCAAAGGATTACTTTACAAGCCTGAAAACTTTGATGAGAATAAGAAGTACCCTGTATTAATCTATTATTATAAACAGGAAACTCTGCGCCTGCATGATTACCTCGAGCCTGATTATACAAAGTCTGCTCATATTAATATTCCCTGGTTTGTAAGTCGCGGATATCTCGTATTTATACCTGATATTTATTTTAATAAGGCTTTAAAAGGAGCTGCTGCACTTAATGCCGTGGAAGGCGCGGCCACCTGGTTAGCCAGACGGCCGTTTGTGGACAGTACAAAAATGGCCATATCAGGCCATAGTGTAGGCGGTGCACTCACAATCTATATTCTTACTCATAGTACCCGGTTTGCTGCAGTATTTGAAGGAGCTGGGGCTAGTGATTTGGTAACGAATCAACTTCAACTTACCGATCTTGGAACCCCCAGAATGCAATCTCAAGTAAGTGAGGATTCAATACAAGGTTCCGATATCTGGACACATCGTGACAGGTATCTTGAAAATCCCATCCTGCATGTTGACAAGATAATGAGTCCGCTTTTGATGTTTCACAATAAAGTTGATGGAGCTGTACCTTTTCTGCAAGCGTTAGAATTATTCGTCTCTATGTGGCGGATGGGAAAAAAAGCTTGGTTATTGCAATATGACCAAGGCAACCATGGTGTGATCCTTAAAAAGGATGCCCAAGACCTCACGATACGTGTGACTCAATTCTTTGATCATTATCTGAAGGGAGCACCTGCTCCAGTATGGATGACTCGTGGTATTGATGCGCGGCTGAAAGGCATTGAAACGGGATTGGAACTGGATAAAGCAGACGTTCAGCCATAA
- a CDS encoding alpha/beta hydrolase, producing MRRINTLWIIVFFFAGAGQAQQVLPLYTDSIPNSIGIVAANEVPAITAYLPSAATTTGTAVIIFPGGAYTFLATNTEGTPIAEAFVQKGIAAFVVKYRLPKDATMRDKSLAPLMDAQQAIRLVKSKSKEWNIDSNKVGIIGYSAGGHLAAMLCTHYDTSYIPNPEHTGLRPAFMILVYPVISMEAGLTHRGSRVKLLGKEPTDKQVRYFSAEANVTPQMPPTYITHAGDDGVVTVENSVVFYQTLRQKNVNAELHIYPRGDHGFTQRLPVEEWLDPMLRFLKRSGWY from the coding sequence ATGCGCAGAATAAACACATTATGGATCATTGTATTTTTTTTCGCGGGTGCTGGCCAGGCGCAGCAGGTGCTGCCCCTGTACACCGATAGCATTCCCAATAGTATCGGCATCGTAGCAGCCAATGAAGTGCCTGCCATTACCGCTTACCTCCCTTCTGCGGCTACCACTACCGGCACGGCTGTGATCATTTTCCCCGGCGGGGCCTATACCTTCCTGGCCACCAATACAGAAGGGACGCCCATTGCAGAAGCCTTTGTACAAAAAGGCATTGCTGCCTTCGTGGTCAAATACCGCTTGCCCAAAGACGCTACCATGCGCGATAAAAGCCTGGCGCCCCTCATGGATGCACAGCAAGCTATCAGGCTGGTAAAAAGCAAAAGCAAGGAATGGAACATCGATAGCAACAAAGTGGGCATCATTGGCTACTCGGCAGGTGGTCACTTGGCGGCCATGTTGTGCACACATTACGATACCAGTTACATCCCTAATCCCGAGCATACAGGGCTGCGTCCCGCTTTCATGATTCTGGTGTATCCCGTTATCAGTATGGAAGCCGGGCTCACGCATCGCGGCTCACGGGTAAAACTATTGGGTAAGGAACCTACAGATAAGCAGGTACGTTATTTTTCCGCCGAAGCCAATGTTACTCCACAAATGCCCCCTACCTATATTACCCATGCGGGCGACGACGGGGTGGTAACGGTGGAAAACAGCGTGGTTTTTTACCAGACCTTGCGGCAAAAAAATGTCAACGCAGAACTGCACATTTACCCCCGGGGCGATCATGGTTTCACCCAGCGCCTGCCGGTAGAGGAATGGCTCGATCCTATGTTGCGTTTTTTAAAACGGAGCGGTTGGTATTAG